One window of Candidatus Glassbacteria bacterium genomic DNA carries:
- a CDS encoding Asp-tRNA(Asn)/Glu-tRNA(Gln) amidotransferase GatCAB subunit A, with protein MSEIRTLSASALAGKLSGAELGAREVCQEFLASIGADGHNCLIGVRAEQALAEAEAVDSARARGEKLPPTAGLPLVIKDNMVVRGKLPTTCGSKILSN; from the coding sequence TTGAGTGAGATACGAACATTGAGCGCCTCTGCGCTGGCGGGCAAGCTGTCCGGCGCAGAGCTGGGCGCCCGCGAGGTCTGCCAGGAGTTCCTGGCGTCGATCGGGGCGGACGGGCACAACTGCCTGATCGGCGTGCGGGCTGAACAAGCACTGGCCGAGGCGGAAGCGGTTGACTCCGCCCGCGCCAGGGGAGAAAAACTCCCGCCAACCGCCGGACTGCCGCTGGTGATCAAGGACAACATGGTGGTGCGCGGCAAGCTGCCCACCACCTGCGGATCTAAAATCCTGTCCAAT